In Acholeplasma equirhinis, the following proteins share a genomic window:
- the lspA gene encoding signal peptidase II, whose protein sequence is MLISYIIIGLLILADYGLKMLFSSLYQPGQVETILPNILKFGHYQNTGASFGMLEGEQFLFFLITIFALIFFGYLFSKSDFKTKKVYTIATIFLIAGTLGNAIDRVMYGYVIDYIQIPFLPFVGHTYFNLADALLNFGVAFLIIDIVILDEIRKRKEKSIQNETNQD, encoded by the coding sequence ATGCTTATTTCATACATCATCATTGGTCTCTTGATACTTGCTGACTATGGACTTAAAATGTTATTTTCAAGTCTATATCAACCAGGTCAAGTTGAAACAATCCTGCCAAACATATTAAAATTTGGTCACTACCAAAATACCGGAGCATCTTTTGGTATGCTTGAAGGTGAGCAATTCTTATTTTTCTTAATTACGATTTTTGCTCTTATATTTTTTGGTTATTTATTTAGTAAATCAGATTTTAAAACAAAAAAGGTTTATACGATAGCAACGATTTTTTTAATTGCAGGTACACTTGGTAATGCAATTGATCGCGTGATGTATGGTTATGTCATTGACTATATTCAAATTCCATTCTTACCATTTGTTGGTCATACATATTTTAATTTAGCAGATGCACTACTTAACTTTGGTGTTGCATTCCTAATTATTGATATTGTTATTTTAGATGAGATAAGAAAACGTAAAGAAAAGAGCATTCAAAATGAAACAAATCAAGATTGA